One window of Bos javanicus breed banteng chromosome 1, ARS-OSU_banteng_1.0, whole genome shotgun sequence genomic DNA carries:
- the FAM43A gene encoding protein FAM43A, with protein sequence MLPWKKHKFELLAEAPPRQASKPKGYAVSLHYSALSSLARACPEGALSRVGSMFRSKRKKLHITSEDPTYTVLYLGNATTIQARGDGCTDLAVGKIWSKSEAGRQGTKMKLTVSAQGIRMVHAEERALRRPGHLYLLHRVTYCVADARLPKVFAWVYRHELKHKAVMLRCHAVLVSKPEKAQAMALLLYQTSANALAEFKRLKRRDDARHQQQELVGAHTIPLVPLRKLLLHGPCCYKPPVERSRSAPKLGSITEDLLGEQQEQELQEEEEEEHAEGCPEEEEDRAGEGEPAEPEAEAKRALVVAMHFECGDLLDTLESGHEEALGGGGVSPGPEAGSSPLLLGSTSDMRAELSQLINDLGELSFGNDVRSLQADLRVTRLLSGESTGSESSIEGGGPDANTATAGDPSGPADCASPDEPHSG encoded by the coding sequence ATGCTGccgtggaagaagcacaagttcgAGCTGCTGGCCGAGGCGCCGCCACGGCAGGCGTCTAAGCCCAAGGGCTACGCGGTGAGCCTGCACTACTCGGCGCTCAGCTCTCTAGCGAGGGCGTGCCCCGAAGGCGCGCTCAGCCGGGTGGGCAGCATGTTTCGCTCCAAGCGCAAAAAACTGCACATCACCAGCGAGGATCCCACTTATACTGTGCTCTACCTGGGCAATGCCACCACCATCCAGGCGCGCGGCGACGGCTGCACCGACCTAGCGGTGGGCAAGATCTGGAGCAAGAGTGAGGCGGGCCGTCAGGGCACCAAGATGAAGCTGACTGTGAGTGCGCAGGGTATCCGCATGGTGCACGCCGAGGAGCGCGCGCTGCGGCGCCCTGGCCACCTGTACCTGCTGCACCGCGTTACCTACTGTGTGGCAGACGCGCGACTGCCCAAGGTCTTCGCCTGGGTGTACCGGCACGAGCTCAAGCACAAGGCGGTCATGCTGCGCTGTCACGCGGTACTCGTGTCGAAGCCCGAGAAGGCGCAGGCCATGGCCCTGCTGCTCTACCAGACGTCGGCCAACGCTCTGGCGGAATTTAAACGGCTCAAGCGGCGGGACGACGCGCGTCACCAGCAGCAGGAGCTGGTTGGCGCTCACACCATCCCGCTAGTGCCGCTGCGCAAGCTGCTCCTGCACGGACCCTGCTGCTACAAACCGCCGGTGGAGCGCAGCCGAAGTGCGCCCAAGCTCGGCTCCATCACCGAGGACCTGCTCGGCGAACAGCAggagcaggagctgcaggaggaagaggaagaggagcacGCGGAGGGTTGccccgaggaggaggaggaccgaGCCGGAGAAGGAGAGCCGGCAGAGCCAGAGGCCGAAGCGAAGCGGGCGCTGGTGGTGGCCATGCACTTCGAATGCGGGGACTTGCTGGACACGCTGGAGAGTGGCCACGAGGAGGCGCTGGGGGGCGGCGGGGTCTCGCCGGGCCCTGAGGCTGGGTCGTCGCCTCTGCTGCTGGGCAGCACCTCCGACATGAGGGCCGAGCTTTCGCAGCTTATTAACGACCTGGGCGAGCTCAGTTTTGGCAACGACGTGCGCAGCCTGCAGGCGGACTTGCGGGTGACGCGCCTGCTGTCGGGCGAGAGCACGGGTAGCGAGAGCTCCATCGAAGGAGGGGGCCCGGATGCCAACACTGCCACCGCCGGGGACCCATCCGGCCCCGCGGACTGCGCCAGCCCAGACGAGCCCCACTCGGGCTGA